The window TGCATCAGTTCCTCCgacctcaacaccaccagcGACTCCAGGCGCGTCTGAATCGACGGCTCCTCCAAGCGAAACAACCCCAAGTCCAACATCGCCGCCAACGACATCTGCTCCGAGCTCAGAAACTGCAcctccgtcttcatcgccaccgGCCACAGGGCCACCAACTACAGCATCGTCAGCCACGACAGGACCGGCCTCCGTTCCCACTCAACCCTCTGCTCCGCCGACAGGAACCCCTCTACACTCAAACTCTACAATCCCCGCGGTATGTGTCCTCACATTCGTCCTATAGCCTAGGCTCTTCAACGTTGCTAACTTTGGGTAACCTAGTCTAAACCAACTTCCCCGCCTCCTACGACAacctctgctgcttcttccacctctgtCTCTAGCTCTAGTCCCACGTCTACTGAAACATCCGCAGCTGCTCCGGCAGGTGGTTTGTCCCAAGGTGCGGCTATTGGAATTGGAGTCGGAGTTGCTGGCGGTGTAGTTGCAATTGCATTTGCcggcgtcttctttttcttgaaAAACCGCAGCCGAACTCACGATTCCTTCGACATCTCTGCGCCACCTCCTAGTTCTGGTCGTGGCCAAGGCGCGTTTGAAAAGTATTCGAATGATCTCGAACTGGTCTCTAACCGGTACGAAGACATGGTACCtcggcagcagccaagagcCATGGTGTAGCTGCAGCTCGTGTCTTTGATAGTCCTCAGGTGATCTAGCCATCTGTGCTCTGGTAGTGGGATTAGCTCACGATTGAGGACCAGCTTTGATCCAATTTCCATTTGTTTCAACTGTATGGGTCATGTTGCAAACTCTAGTCATGCGCTTAAAGTGACGGCCGGAGACCAAcgcctttcttctcccggAGTAAGCCTCTGTGTAATGTATTAACCGACGCTTGCTACAAAATACAATCGGTGATGGGCCGCTTCAAGCCAAAACGGGGGGTGTgtattcttcatctcttgaGCACGGATACTATTCAAAGAGTCTAAAGTTACGTGGTGCAGGAAACCAGAACTGAAATACTCTATCCAGTTGCCCGAGTGTGTTGTTTCGTTTCATTGTACATATGTTGATACAGGTACATGCTCATTGTCATGCAAACTCTATTGCTTCCGAATTCCCACAATCCTCATTCTCTTGTCTTTACCATGAATAATATGGTCTTTGGCCATGTACCTTGCGGTTTGGTAAGTGAACCCAAGGGCCTTTTTGTGCCTCCTTagccttctcctcttcataCTCCCGAATTCTggtcttttcctctttcagAATGACTGTAAAGCCTATATTATCACACGGGTTAGCAAGTCTGAATCTAAATTGTGTtattgaaagaaaagggaactAGTAGTGTCTTACTTGTgctgggatgctggatgacACCCATTCTCCCTCGTCCCTTATAGTCAATCTCCTTTCCACGCCAGGGGCCGCGTCCAACCCATGACTGAGCAACATAGAGGCGGGTTGGgtcttcaatctcaatccATTTACCATCCTTGGTTCGCACCTTGCGAGGCTTATCTAGAATGTCACCGTTGACCTTTCCAAGGCCCATGCCACGCCGAACAACAGCCATGTCCCGCGCCTCTTCCAGGTGATATTTGACTTCGGCCGCAAACTTCTTTTTTGACCACTTCATTTGTTGGATAGCCTCGTCGACTGGCTTGCCGGCAATCTGCCGTGCCAGCATGACTAGCTTCTTGACGCTGGTTGGGAAAAAGTCGCTCTTGTGAATGAGCTCGCGCTCCGTCATTTTgatcttctcctccctcgtCAGCTGCCCGTTGCGGCGCACTGATTGGATGACCTTTCTTCGCTGCCACCGGATACGGCTCCGAGCATCTGGATCGACTACCATTGCTAGGCTCTCCTTCGTCCTTTCCTCTGTCGTCTGGGCGGCTGGAGAATCGGTTACCGGCTTCGCGGCCTCAATTTCGTCCTGGAAAATGTTGTCTTCAACTCCGCCTCGCATATTCCTTTGCAAGAACTGCTGTCGCTTCTTGGGATCGTCCAATTCAGAGGCGGATGGGTCCTGGCCTCTGTCGCCAGATTCTTTGGAACTGGATTTACCCCATCCTTTGAACACATTGATCGACCATTTATGACGACGCTGAGTCAGTACGCCAACGGTTCCGTGTGAAACTCCATTAATCGGCGCCAGCAAtgaggctggagaagatgggcctGTGTCCAATTAATGGTTTTAATTAGCCAGGGAACTTTTGATATAAGATGGTTATTTTCTTGGTAGAGGTATTACTTGACAGCGCCAGCCGCCGAGTGGCCAGCCGTAGACTCATTGGATCCgagatggcagcagcaagaagaacgagTCTCAACTAGCTGATCTACAACccattgaagaaaacgaatGATTCAATCTTCCTAATTTACTAAACCCATCGCATAGCTCGAGACGCTCTTTTTCGCACACCCGAGAATCCGCCGACGGCCGGTGTTGTGCTATCACGTGATGTGCCTTAGCGGGATTAACATCAGACCATACCATGGTTTGATCCATAGCAGATTCTCCATTTCCGCTGTACCGAGTTCACCAAACCGCCAAACAACGCATCTCACGGCTTTTAAACAGCTTGGAAAGCTCTCTCTTCACAATGGCTATCGCACCTATCACTGGAGTACGTCTCTATTCCGGCCAATGGCGCAGTATCGCACTGGGAATCGTGGCAGGTCCCGCTATAAATTCATTGGAGTAGCTAACACAGGGTGCAGATGCTGCGGCGACAGCTCATCCTTGACCTCGGCGTCGGTCTTGGTAAATATTGGCCCCCGATTGTCCGCAAAGCTTTGACACAGCTATgggactttttgttttttatccGCTTTGGCTCACATCTCGTTAGGATCTGGattcatcatggccaactGGTACTGGTACGGAACTTGAAAATAGCGAACCGACTCTGATTTGCGAGGGAAGACTGTCTAATAATGGGATAGGTACGGCTACCACATGCCCCGAACCAACGGCCGAGACGCCTACTacgccaagaaggaggccgagcGTGCCGCCGCTGCGTCACAGTAAGGGGGGCATTTGTATGATCGATGGACCGAGAGGGAATGCGGCATGGATAGCTGCTGGTCGAATAGAAGGGGAATGACTGGGCCAACGGACTGTTCATGCCTGCAGAAGCATAGTTGCTGGACGGATGTCAAATATCACGGAAGAAAGGCAGCCGGGCGAACCTCTACTTAGACCAATAAGTCTCGGGGCAATACGAGTCAATTATCTCACTTGGCTTATTATATCTATTGCTATATCGACTCCCCTTTGTTTATTGCTCAAAATAGTGCTGGTGGTTCCTTTGGGATTATGTACAAATTATGTGCTATGTGAAGCCAATTCTCCGAAGCCATTCTATGTGACTCTTGTGCCGAGGGGTTTATagcttcctcgtcgtcatgaagctttataagctttataaatgAACGTTCGAGATCATATGAGCGCAATCACCAGTTCAGAGAGCCTCTAGGGTCGTTTAGCTGGACCAGGTTGCTGCAGTGTGTAGCATTGTGTGAGTGTCTGGGCCTAAGATGTATGCATGCTCAGGCCATGATACAGCTCATCCTGATGGCGCGGGGACCCTCTCAGGGGTCGTATAATTTGGATCAAGTAGCCAGTAAAGAACTTGTCATGCTTTCTCTCGCAATATAGGAAACCAGACGCATCATGGCGATGCCTCGTCGGCATCATGCCAGCTCGATGACCACTGGTGCGGCCTAGGCGGCTCTTTCGTCTTGGTACCTTCAGAGCTGTTGTCCTCTCTAGCTCTCTCCCCTTCCCATGCCGTTGTCTCTACAGTAAATGTGCCTTGCTTGTCCTTACACCTATTTTTTTCATCGTTAGTAACGATTGCATTAACCAGGTGACTCAATGCTTCAGCCGAGTGGCAGACAGTCATAGCCCAAAAGTCATCATCGACGCTTTGGTGGGGGTTCCAAACTTTACCTTCGAAACAGCCGATCTACGGCAAAGCACCGAACCGGGCTCTCGCGCGACAGCGGCCGCTGAACCTCACATTTGTACTGCAGCATCTGAAAAAGCTCACACGCCGAAAGATCAATCTTGCGAGACACTGAGCCTGCACCATCGACCTTCCGGCGCCGGCCCGAGGCGTCCTGCTGGATCCGAAGAGGCAGCTCCGAGGCGGGGAATGAGCGGCAGGGAGGCGTCATTTGCGGCTGGGCTGTATCGAAATCCTgattgagagagagagagagagagagaggatggaggcGGCAATGGGCGGACAGTTGCTgaaggctgttgaggaggcTAGTTTGGAGGAGGT of the Trichoderma breve strain T069 chromosome 4, whole genome shotgun sequence genome contains:
- a CDS encoding CFEM domain-containing protein translates to MRYLLPAVLGALSLIYVDGVVAQDTPTCVPGCANTVRGQFTQYGCVSADDAACLCANANFGFGVRDCGQTGCGSTDVQVQAFLAGNFCQVPPTSTPPATPGASESTAPPSETTPSPTSPPTTSAPSSETAPPSSSPPATGPPTTASSATTGPASVPTQPSAPPTGTPLHSNSTIPASKPTSPPPTTTSAASSTSVSSSSPTSTETSAAAPAGGLSQGAAIGIGVGVAGGVVAIAFAGVFFFLKNRSRTHDSFDISAPPPSSGRGQGAFEKYSNDLELVSNRYEDMVPRQQPRAMV
- a CDS encoding ribosomal protein l22p/L17e domain-containing protein, encoding MSLRLATRRLALSSPSSPASLLAPINGVSHGTVGVLTQRRHKWSINVFKGWGKSSSKESGDRGQDPSASELDDPKKRQQFLQRNMRGGVEDNIFQDEIEAAKPVTDSPAAQTTEERTKESLAMVVDPDARSRIRWQRRKVIQSVRRNGQLTREEKIKMTERELIHKSDFFPTSVKKLVMLARQIAGKPVDEAIQQMKWSKKKFAAEVKYHLEEARDMAVVRRGMGLGKVNGDILDKPRKVRTKDGKWIEIEDPTRLYVAQSWVGRGPWRGKEIDYKGRGRMGVIQHPSTSFTVILKEEKTRIREYEEEKAKEAQKGPWVHLPNRKVHGQRPYYSW